The following proteins come from a genomic window of Candidatus Zymogenus saltonus:
- a CDS encoding serine hydroxymethyltransferase, with translation MFSTGLKECDPDVYNILEREINRQKNNIILIASENYASKAVLEASGSVMTNKYAEGYPGARYYCGCQHVDEVETIAIDRAKKLFGCEYANVQPHAGTQANLAVLFSVLDIGDTVLSMNLSHGGHLSHGNPVNLSGKLFNIVFYSVDKETERIDFDDVWKKVKEHKPKLIISGASSYPREIDFSKFGEIAEEARAMHMADIAHIGGLVVAKIHNTPVPVSDFVTTTNHKTLRGPRGGIIMCKSKYAKKIDSLVFPGSQGGPFMHIIAAKAVAFKEAMEPDFVDYQKQIVANAKAMTDVIKDRGFRLVSGGTDNHLFLIDVGHNGLTGDAAAIALDRAGITANKNVIPYDTKSPRITSGVRFGTPAVTTRGMKEDDVRIVANLICDVLDDIEDETVISKTRGAVNELLKDFPIYK, from the coding sequence GTGTTTAGTACTGGTCTTAAGGAATGTGATCCGGATGTTTATAATATACTTGAAAGAGAGATTAATAGGCAGAAGAATAATATAATTCTTATAGCATCGGAGAACTACGCCAGCAAGGCCGTACTCGAGGCGTCCGGCTCCGTTATGACAAATAAATATGCCGAGGGGTATCCAGGTGCGAGGTATTACTGCGGTTGTCAGCATGTGGATGAGGTCGAGACCATCGCCATTGATCGCGCCAAGAAGCTCTTCGGCTGTGAGTATGCAAACGTCCAGCCGCACGCGGGAACGCAGGCCAATCTGGCCGTATTGTTTTCGGTCCTCGATATCGGCGATACGGTCTTGAGTATGAACCTGAGCCACGGGGGCCATTTGAGCCATGGAAATCCCGTAAACCTGTCGGGAAAGCTCTTTAATATTGTCTTCTATTCGGTGGACAAAGAGACGGAGCGGATCGATTTCGACGATGTATGGAAAAAGGTAAAGGAGCACAAGCCGAAGCTGATCATATCCGGTGCGAGCTCCTACCCAAGGGAGATAGATTTTTCCAAGTTCGGGGAGATAGCCGAAGAGGCCAGGGCCATGCACATGGCCGACATAGCCCACATAGGGGGGCTTGTGGTGGCCAAAATTCACAACACACCCGTTCCCGTAAGCGATTTCGTAACCACAACCAATCATAAGACGCTGAGGGGCCCCAGGGGCGGGATAATAATGTGCAAATCGAAATACGCAAAGAAGATCGATTCCCTCGTCTTCCCGGGATCCCAGGGCGGGCCATTCATGCATATCATCGCCGCCAAGGCCGTCGCCTTTAAAGAGGCGATGGAGCCCGATTTTGTAGACTATCAGAAACAGATAGTGGCAAACGCAAAGGCGATGACCGATGTTATCAAGGACAGGGGATTCAGGCTCGTCTCCGGCGGCACGGATAACCACCTTTTCTTGATCGACGTCGGGCATAATGGACTGACCGGAGACGCGGCGGCCATCGCCCTTGACAGGGCCGGAATTACAGCCAACAAGAACGTCATCCCCTACGACACCAAGTCCCCAAGGATCACCAGCGGCGTTCGCTTCGGCACCCCAGCCGTAACGACAAGGGGCATGAAAGAGGATGACGTTAGGATCGTTGCAAACCTCATATGC
- the rpiB gene encoding ribose 5-phosphate isomerase B codes for MKVAVGSDHGGLDLKTIIVEELKKSGIEVLDVGTNSTESSDYPDFAKKAVGLILKGEAELGVLICGTGIGMSIAANRYKGIRAAVAWNEFMAKMARNHNDANILVLGGRVTGFELAKEILKVFLKESFDGGRHKRRIDKIDSIILK; via the coding sequence ATGAAGGTTGCCGTAGGTTCGGATCACGGCGGTCTGGACCTTAAGACGATAATCGTTGAGGAGCTTAAAAAAAGCGGGATTGAAGTCCTGGATGTGGGGACTAATTCAACGGAGTCAAGCGACTATCCCGATTTTGCGAAGAAAGCGGTCGGTCTAATACTTAAGGGAGAGGCCGAGCTCGGGGTCTTAATCTGCGGCACGGGAATAGGGATGAGCATAGCCGCCAACAGGTATAAAGGGATAAGGGCAGCCGTTGCCTGGAATGAATTCATGGCAAAAATGGCGAGAAACCACAACGACGCGAATATCCTTGTTTTGGGAGGGAGGGTAACAGGTTTCGAGTTGGCAAAGGAGATCCTGAAAGTATTTCTGAAGGAATCCTTTGACGGGGGGAGACACAAAAGGAGGATAGACAAGATCGATAGTATAATTCTCAAATAA
- the acpP gene encoding acyl carrier protein, producing the protein MASVEERVIEIISDQLGLDKDEIQLEASFIDDLGADSLDIVEMIMTIEDEFDIEISDEDAEKIVSVQDAITYINDKM; encoded by the coding sequence ATGGCATCTGTAGAAGAGAGGGTAATCGAGATAATCTCGGATCAGCTTGGTTTGGATAAAGACGAGATCCAGCTTGAGGCTTCGTTCATCGATGATCTGGGAGCGGATTCTCTTGACATCGTTGAGATGATAATGACGATCGAGGACGAATTCGATATTGAGATCTCGGATGAAGACGCCGAGAAGATAGTCTCGGTTCAAGACGCCATAACGTATATTAACGATAAGATGTAA
- the fabG gene encoding 3-oxoacyl-[acyl-carrier-protein] reductase yields MAEILNLEGKTALVSGASRGIGAEIARELAERGAFVYINYNRSEDAARAVKEEIERGGGKAETVKFDVANLEEVGESVKIILKDVKNIDILINNAGLTRDNAFALMKQADWDEVLDTNLRGVFILTKAVIRPMIKARWGRIVNLTSVAGQYGNPGQANYSASKAGVIALTKSIAREFAPRNITVNAVSPGLIDTDMAMSLPDDARETIISKIPCGRMGTPKEVAYAVCFLVSKYADYITGQVISVNGGLYM; encoded by the coding sequence GTGGCTGAAATTTTAAATCTTGAAGGAAAAACGGCGCTGGTGAGCGGGGCATCGAGGGGGATAGGGGCCGAGATCGCAAGGGAGCTTGCGGAAAGGGGCGCCTTCGTTTACATAAATTACAACAGGAGCGAGGACGCCGCAAGGGCGGTCAAGGAAGAGATCGAGAGGGGAGGGGGAAAGGCCGAGACGGTGAAGTTTGACGTGGCAAATCTCGAGGAGGTGGGAGAATCCGTAAAGATTATCCTAAAAGATGTAAAAAATATAGATATTCTTATAAACAATGCCGGCCTTACAAGGGACAACGCATTTGCCTTAATGAAGCAGGCCGATTGGGATGAGGTTCTCGATACAAACCTGAGAGGCGTCTTTATACTGACCAAGGCGGTGATAAGACCCATGATAAAGGCGAGGTGGGGGAGGATAGTGAACCTGACATCGGTGGCCGGGCAGTACGGAAACCCGGGCCAAGCGAATTACTCCGCATCCAAGGCCGGCGTAATCGCCCTGACCAAGTCGATCGCGAGGGAGTTTGCGCCAAGGAATATAACGGTAAACGCCGTCTCGCCGGGTTTAATCGATACAGACATGGCGATGTCTCTTCCCGATGACGCCCGGGAAACGATAATATCAAAAATCCCCTGCGGAAGAATGGGAACGCCCAAGGAGGTCGCATACGCTGTGTGTTTTCTTGTATCAAAATACGCCGATTACATAACCGGACAAGTTATTAGTGTTAACGGCGGACTATATATGTAA
- the fabD gene encoding ACP S-malonyltransferase — MGKDIYENFKSARLVFEEASDSLHIDLKRIVFEGPEDELNRTAITQPAVFTVSAAILYAMREAGVGSDVKVASTAGHSLGEYTSLFYGGAFDFQGGLSIVGKRGKIMEEAVSEEEGGMAAILGLDRDDVDKLVSEVFEANEQKENGLVVAANYNAPGQVVISGHRGAVAAAVELATERGAKKAVILKVGVPSHSPLMKGASEILAEELKDLELGNLDLPVISNVTAHPHPGGGETKDLLVKQLVSPVRWEESVKYMIDDGITDFIEIGPGRVLSGLVKRIDRKAGISSVGDLYSLKEVEKKYQ; from the coding sequence ATGGGCAAAGATATTTACGAGAATTTCAAATCCGCCAGGCTCGTATTTGAAGAGGCCTCCGACAGCCTCCATATCGACCTCAAGAGAATCGTTTTCGAGGGGCCGGAGGATGAGCTGAACAGGACCGCTATAACCCAGCCCGCCGTCTTTACGGTGTCCGCTGCGATACTCTACGCCATGAGGGAGGCGGGCGTGGGGAGTGACGTCAAGGTGGCATCGACGGCCGGGCATAGCCTGGGAGAATACACTTCCCTCTTTTACGGAGGGGCGTTTGATTTTCAAGGCGGGCTTTCCATAGTGGGAAAGAGGGGCAAGATAATGGAGGAGGCAGTTTCCGAGGAGGAGGGGGGAATGGCCGCGATTCTGGGTTTAGACAGGGATGACGTGGATAAGCTTGTGAGCGAGGTGTTTGAAGCTAACGAGCAGAAAGAAAACGGCCTTGTGGTAGCGGCGAACTACAACGCCCCGGGGCAGGTGGTCATATCGGGCCACAGGGGGGCGGTTGCGGCGGCGGTTGAGCTGGCTACGGAGAGGGGCGCCAAGAAGGCGGTTATTTTAAAGGTAGGCGTCCCATCCCATTCACCGCTGATGAAGGGAGCGTCAGAAATCCTCGCCGAGGAGCTCAAAGATTTGGAGTTAGGGAATCTCGATCTCCCGGTCATATCGAATGTGACGGCGCACCCGCACCCAGGGGGAGGGGAGACCAAAGACCTCCTTGTTAAGCAGCTTGTTTCCCCTGTAAGGTGGGAGGAGAGCGTTAAATATATGATAGATGACGGTATCACCGATTTCATAGAGATAGGGCCCGGCAGGGTCCTCTCCGGTCTTGTAAAGAGGATCGACAGGAAGGCGGGGATATCGAGTGTCGGCGATCTATACTCCCTTAAAGAAGTGGAAAAAAAATATCAATAG
- the rpmF gene encoding 50S ribosomal protein L32 — protein sequence MAVPRRKHSRSRRDKRKSQQALKKPARSLCPNCGEMKPPHNVCPKCGYYKDREVVEIHEV from the coding sequence ATGGCTGTTCCAAGAAGAAAGCATTCGAGATCGAGACGGGACAAGAGGAAGTCACAGCAGGCCCTTAAAAAGCCGGCGCGTTCCTTGTGTCCGAACTGCGGGGAGATGAAACCGCCCCATAACGTGTGTCCCAAATGCGGTTATTATAAAGACCGTGAGGTGGTTGAGATTCACGAGGTTTAG
- a CDS encoding DUF177 domain-containing protein codes for MDLLLIKVDEIPEGGMSVDIPGQRREGDRGDDANEGLEWSKDLVPLDVHTVIDGRSWQDQLLGILNDPYLKFSNGFYCWINLFRSGRSVIVKGQIVTTAELTCSRCAEPFDYEFNIVFRSVLTRDDAKDRDKEKELTQKELEYSFFSGERIDLGLTITEQIAIHIPVKPLCRKECQGLCGVCGKNLNIERCDCKDKEVDIRFAKLKNLIIE; via the coding sequence GGGGGGGATGTCGGTAGACATTCCCGGCCAACGGAGAGAGGGGGATAGGGGTGATGATGCAAATGAGGGCCTGGAGTGGAGCAAGGATTTAGTACCCCTTGACGTTCACACTGTTATCGATGGGCGATCATGGCAGGACCAGCTCTTGGGGATTCTCAATGATCCTTATCTCAAGTTCTCGAACGGTTTTTACTGTTGGATAAATCTTTTCAGGTCCGGCCGGAGCGTGATAGTGAAGGGTCAAATCGTGACTACGGCGGAGTTGACCTGCAGCCGGTGCGCGGAGCCGTTCGACTATGAATTCAATATTGTGTTCAGAAGCGTCCTAACGAGAGACGACGCAAAGGACAGGGATAAGGAAAAAGAGCTGACGCAAAAGGAGCTCGAGTACAGCTTCTTTTCGGGCGAAAGAATAGACTTGGGGCTGACGATTACAGAGCAGATCGCCATTCATATCCCGGTAAAGCCGCTTTGCAGGAAGGAATGCCAGGGGCTTTGCGGGGTCTGCGGGAAAAACCTGAATATCGAGAGATGTGACTGTAAGGACAAGGAAGTAGACATAAGGTTTGCAAAGCTTAAGAATCTTATAATTGAGTAA